In Deferribacter desulfuricans SSM1, the following are encoded in one genomic region:
- the thpR gene encoding RNA 2',3'-cyclic phosphodiesterase yields MNENLRLFIAVKFDNKVNSLVEKVTNSIKDYAKIKPVAINNLHVTLAFLGSQQKTYVNKITNCLDAIKSKPITVYFDKFSFFERNSSPTVFFLNGFSEELANLTKNLRNCLKKNRITFDNKKFIIHLTGARIKTVFNKKRLYDFIDKINENFKKISSQVNEITLFQSTLTKEGPIYSPLYIKKLSQEETDG; encoded by the coding sequence GTGAATGAAAATCTAAGACTTTTTATCGCAGTAAAATTTGATAATAAAGTAAACTCATTAGTAGAAAAGGTTACAAATAGCATCAAAGATTATGCAAAGATTAAACCTGTTGCTATAAATAATCTCCACGTCACTTTGGCCTTTTTAGGCTCACAGCAAAAAACTTATGTAAATAAAATAACCAATTGCCTTGATGCTATAAAATCTAAACCTATAACAGTTTATTTTGATAAATTCTCTTTTTTTGAAAGAAATAGCTCACCTACAGTCTTCTTTTTAAACGGATTTTCTGAAGAACTTGCTAATCTCACAAAAAACTTAAGAAACTGCCTAAAAAAAAATCGTATAACTTTCGATAATAAAAAATTTATAATACATCTAACAGGAGCAAGAATAAAAACTGTGTTTAACAAAAAACGCTTATATGATTTTATAGATAAAATAAATGAAAATTTTAAAAAGATATCATCTCAGGTAAATGAAATCACACTATTTCAAAGTACGCTTACAAAAGAAGGTCCAATTTATTCACCACTTTATATAAAAAAATTATCCCAGGAGGAAACAGATGGATGA
- a CDS encoding competence/damage-inducible protein A yields MNCAIFAIGNEILEGSITDTNSTYLAKHLTDLGFKIVEIKALPDNKEILVDNFTYALKNYDLTITTGGLGPTFDDLTAETVALAANREFIFYEDVYKSIENKLAVRGVKIKESHKHQAYLPKDAILFQNDKGTAVGFCVENSGSLIISLPGIPYEMKHMFENYVVPFLKNRFDLKPIYKKDLKFIGIPESDVDEAIINTEKSDDTEVIINTSKGMIIVRIRSYNYEKLMAFAEKLKDKLNKFYFGEDDDTLESVILKKLIAKNITISTAESCTGGLIAKKLTDIPGSSKSFLGSIVSYSNDAKNNILNVSKETLEKFGAVSEECCKEMLTGCKKIFNSDIVIATTGIAGPDGGTKDKPVGTVFVGINMKDKVFIKKYLFNGDREAIRERTANIAFRNLLELLSE; encoded by the coding sequence ATGAATTGTGCAATATTTGCCATTGGAAACGAAATTTTAGAAGGTAGTATTACCGACACTAACTCTACTTATCTGGCAAAACATCTCACAGATTTAGGGTTTAAAATAGTTGAAATAAAGGCTCTACCTGATAATAAAGAGATTCTTGTAGATAATTTTACTTATGCACTAAAAAATTATGATCTCACAATTACCACTGGTGGACTCGGACCAACTTTTGATGACCTCACTGCTGAAACAGTAGCTTTAGCTGCAAATAGAGAATTTATATTTTATGAAGATGTTTACAAATCGATAGAAAATAAATTGGCTGTAAGAGGGGTCAAAATAAAAGAAAGCCACAAACATCAAGCTTACTTACCTAAAGATGCCATACTTTTTCAAAACGATAAAGGAACAGCTGTTGGTTTTTGTGTTGAAAACAGTGGAAGTTTGATAATTTCTTTACCAGGTATACCTTATGAAATGAAACATATGTTTGAAAATTATGTTGTCCCTTTCTTAAAAAATAGATTCGATTTAAAACCTATTTACAAAAAGGATTTAAAATTTATTGGTATCCCAGAATCTGATGTAGATGAGGCAATCATCAATACAGAGAAAAGCGATGATACAGAAGTCATTATCAATACTTCAAAAGGTATGATCATAGTCAGAATCAGAAGTTATAATTATGAAAAGCTTATGGCATTTGCTGAAAAATTAAAGGATAAATTAAACAAATTCTATTTTGGTGAAGATGATGACACTTTAGAATCAGTCATTTTAAAAAAGCTCATTGCTAAAAATATTACAATTTCCACAGCTGAAAGTTGCACAGGTGGCCTTATCGCTAAAAAATTAACAGATATTCCTGGTAGCTCAAAATCATTTTTAGGAAGTATCGTTTCCTATAGCAACGACGCAAAAAATAATATTTTGAATGTATCAAAAGAAACGCTGGAAAAGTTTGGCGCCGTCAGTGAAGAATGCTGTAAAGAGATGCTAACAGGTTGCAAAAAAATCTTCAATAGTGACATTGTCATTGCTACTACGGGCATTGCTGGGCCTGATGGAGGGACAAAAGATAAACCTGTAGGTACAGTTTTTGTAGGGATCAATATGAAAGATAAAGTTTTCATTAAAAAATATCTATTTAATGGTGACCGTGAAGCCATACGTGAAAGAACTGCTAATATTGCTTTTCGTAATCTATTGGAGCTTTTGAGTGAATGA
- a CDS encoding phosphatidylglycerophosphatase A family protein: MHKFLKWIATGFNVGFVPNAPGTFGTLVAIPIVLITLNFSIFFKFLLFIAMFIIGIIASEYYQHYYEKEDPAEVVIDEIVAYYFIMIFVPYNLLNLILAFFIFRFFDILKPYPIKNVENSVKGGVGIMLDDILAAIYTLIIILVLRLFI; the protein is encoded by the coding sequence ATGCACAAATTTTTAAAATGGATAGCAACAGGTTTTAATGTGGGTTTTGTTCCAAACGCTCCAGGAACATTTGGAACTCTTGTTGCAATCCCAATAGTTTTAATCACATTAAATTTTTCAATTTTTTTCAAGTTTTTGCTATTCATTGCAATGTTTATCATCGGTATAATTGCAAGCGAATATTATCAACACTATTACGAAAAAGAGGATCCTGCTGAAGTAGTGATAGATGAAATAGTTGCTTATTATTTCATAATGATTTTTGTCCCTTATAATTTATTAAATCTTATACTTGCCTTTTTCATTTTTAGATTTTTTGATATTCTTAAACCTTACCCCATCAAAAATGTTGAAAACAGTGTAAAGGGTGGGGTTGGAATTATGTTAGATGATATTTTGGCTGCAATCTACACTCTTATTATTATTTTGGTATTGAGGCTATTTATATGA
- the hisA gene encoding 1-(5-phosphoribosyl)-5-[(5-phosphoribosylamino)methylideneamino]imidazole-4-carboxamide isomerase has product MLVIPAIDILEGKVVRLKQGVMKDSTKYFDNPLDVAKMFQDLGAKRIHIVDLDGAKEGTTVNFDIISKIVQNTNLEIEVGGGIRNFEKAEKYFNLGINYIIIGTAAIKNREFTKEVINKYENRVILGFDCKDENVATDGWYEKSDVTIFEIIDYYKRLKPHALIYTDISRDGMLTGLNFDMLKKLANYSEIPIIASGGVKGIEDIIRLQEIPRIYGCIVGKAFYEGKIDLKEAFKLQN; this is encoded by the coding sequence ATGTTAGTAATACCTGCTATAGATATTTTAGAAGGGAAAGTTGTGAGGCTAAAGCAAGGGGTAATGAAAGACTCAACAAAATATTTCGATAATCCTTTAGATGTTGCAAAAATGTTTCAGGACTTAGGAGCAAAACGAATCCATATTGTTGATTTAGATGGCGCAAAAGAAGGGACTACGGTTAATTTTGATATAATATCAAAAATCGTACAAAATACCAATCTTGAGATTGAGGTTGGTGGAGGTATAAGGAATTTTGAAAAAGCTGAAAAATATTTTAATTTAGGGATAAACTATATAATTATAGGCACTGCAGCTATAAAAAACAGAGAATTTACTAAAGAAGTTATCAATAAATATGAAAATCGAGTTATATTAGGCTTTGACTGTAAAGATGAAAATGTAGCAACAGATGGTTGGTATGAAAAAAGCGATGTGACAATCTTTGAAATTATCGATTATTATAAACGTCTCAAACCTCATGCTTTAATATATACAGATATCAGTAGAGACGGTATGCTAACCGGCTTAAACTTTGATATGTTGAAGAAATTAGCTAATTATTCTGAAATACCAATAATTGCGTCTGGAGGTGTAAAAGGGATAGAAGATATAATAAGACTTCAAGAAATACCTCGTATTTACGGATGTATTGTCGGTAAAGCCTTTTATGAAGGAAAAATAGATTTAAAAGAAGCTTTTAAATTACAAAATTAA
- the hisH gene encoding imidazole glycerol phosphate synthase subunit HisH: MIAIIDYNSGNVRSVQKAFEYVGFDAIITNDKERIDSATHIVLPGVGAFGDCYKNLVNLDLVEVIHENIKKGKPFLGICVGMQLLFEKSFEFGIFEGLGYFNGSIKKFPEDIVKDGKKIPHMGWNTINILKSHPIINGLKNGSYFYFVHSYSAPVIEDTIATCNYGIDFTAITAKDNIVATQFHPEKSAENGLKIVKNFGEWKC, translated from the coding sequence ATGATCGCTATAATAGATTATAACTCTGGTAACGTAAGGAGTGTTCAAAAAGCCTTTGAGTATGTAGGGTTTGATGCCATAATTACAAATGATAAAGAAAGAATAGATAGTGCAACACATATTGTATTACCTGGTGTTGGAGCTTTCGGAGATTGTTACAAAAACCTTGTGAATTTAGATTTAGTAGAAGTAATCCATGAAAACATTAAAAAGGGGAAACCTTTTTTAGGTATTTGTGTTGGGATGCAATTATTATTTGAGAAAAGTTTCGAATTTGGAATTTTTGAAGGGTTGGGCTATTTCAATGGTAGTATAAAAAAATTTCCTGAAGATATAGTTAAAGATGGCAAAAAGATACCTCATATGGGTTGGAATACAATAAATATCTTAAAATCTCATCCAATTATAAACGGATTGAAAAACGGTTCTTATTTTTATTTTGTTCACTCTTATTCTGCTCCAGTAATTGAAGATACTATAGCCACCTGCAATTACGGAATTGATTTTACAGCCATAACCGCAAAAGACAATATTGTTGCTACTCAGTTCCACCCAGAAAAAAGTGCTGAAAACGGTTTAAAAATAGTCAAAAATTTTGGGGAATGGAAATGTTAG
- the hisB gene encoding imidazoleglycerol-phosphate dehydratase HisB: MRTATLERKTKETEIKLTINLDGKGEYEIETEVGFFNHMLELFTHHSAIDLKLKAKGDTHVDYHHLVEDVGILLGKAFYQALGDKKGINRYGFSLIPMDEALVETAIDFSGRPFLVFNAEFYTEKIGDFHTELIEEFFQAFTKNAKVTLHINKRDGKNSHHIAEAIFKSFARSVKEAIKINNDKISSTKGVLE; this comes from the coding sequence ATGAGAACAGCTACATTAGAAAGAAAAACTAAAGAAACTGAAATAAAACTCACTATAAACCTCGATGGTAAAGGTGAATATGAAATAGAAACAGAAGTAGGCTTTTTTAACCATATGTTAGAGCTTTTCACACATCATTCAGCTATAGATTTGAAATTGAAAGCAAAAGGGGACACCCATGTAGATTATCATCATTTAGTAGAAGATGTGGGCATCCTTTTGGGAAAAGCGTTCTATCAGGCTTTGGGAGATAAAAAAGGTATAAATAGATACGGTTTTTCATTAATTCCAATGGATGAGGCATTAGTTGAGACCGCTATCGATTTCTCTGGAAGACCTTTTTTGGTATTCAATGCAGAATTTTATACTGAAAAAATTGGTGATTTTCATACAGAGTTGATAGAAGAATTCTTTCAAGCATTTACAAAAAATGCAAAAGTAACATTACATATAAATAAAAGGGATGGGAAAAATTCTCATCATATTGCAGAAGCTATCTTTAAAAGTTTTGCGAGAAGTGTCAAAGAAGCGATAAAAATAAATAACGATAAAATTTCATCAACAAAAGGGGTGTTAGAATAA
- a CDS encoding phosphate-starvation-inducible PsiE family protein, with product MNLRKITPLYELSKKDIEHIRSIKEDMLKFKDDFVNDFYNYMDKKFDFSERIEKEKFEVHKDKLKVWYDRFFNADFTNEYFTFLINASQKHVDLKIEETAINVMFSFLRRWFHEKIFLILSDDYKRKEVLISVHKAIDMNAMIMNMAYHDEQIKKFTSIFSLREMVISFSERFMFFMNSLLVLILVILTINATILFFTELVDAYTHSSGKLLITALGSLLILWVLIELLHTEIQLLKGGKFKISVFIGVALIAFIRDLLILTLKHEVTGSGTIFVLASIFILGLIYWLVARMEKMDNVKRSVR from the coding sequence ATGAACCTACGTAAGATTACGCCTCTTTATGAACTAAGTAAAAAAGATATAGAGCATATTAGATCTATTAAAGAAGATATGTTAAAGTTTAAAGATGATTTTGTGAACGATTTTTATAATTATATGGATAAAAAATTTGATTTTAGTGAGCGAATAGAAAAGGAAAAATTTGAAGTTCACAAAGATAAACTCAAAGTTTGGTATGATCGTTTTTTCAACGCAGATTTTACAAACGAATATTTTACATTTTTAATAAATGCAAGTCAAAAGCATGTCGATTTGAAAATAGAAGAAACTGCTATAAATGTGATGTTTAGCTTTTTAAGAAGGTGGTTTCATGAAAAAATATTTTTGATTTTAAGTGATGATTATAAAAGAAAAGAGGTGTTAATCAGTGTTCATAAGGCTATAGATATGAATGCAATGATAATGAATATGGCGTACCATGATGAACAGATAAAAAAATTTACATCTATATTTTCCCTAAGAGAGATGGTTATCTCATTTAGTGAGCGTTTTATGTTTTTTATGAACTCATTGCTGGTTTTGATATTAGTGATTTTGACTATTAATGCTACAATATTATTTTTTACAGAATTAGTAGATGCTTATACTCATTCAAGTGGAAAATTGCTCATCACAGCACTGGGATCTTTACTTATTTTATGGGTTTTAATTGAACTTTTACATACCGAAATACAACTATTAAAAGGTGGGAAGTTTAAAATAAGTGTTTTTATAGGGGTAGCGTTGATAGCGTTTATAAGGGACTTACTTATATTAACCTTAAAACATGAAGTAACAGGTAGTGGAACTATATTTGTCCTTGCATCGATTTTTATTCTCGGTTTAATATACTGGCTTGTTGCTAGAATGGAAAAGATGGATAATGTCAAAAGGAGCGTGAGATGA
- the secA gene encoding preprotein translocase subunit SecA, whose product MIEFITKKLFGSYNDRYLKKIRPILEKVNAKEPEIQALSNEELSKKTDEFKSRLQNGETLDDILVDAFAVTREVSKRTLNMRHFDVQILGGYVLHKGKIAEMKTGEGKTLVATLALYLNALTEKGAHLVTVNDYLARRDAMWMAPIYLFLGLTVGVIQHEISYLVEWDNKEKFTTKLVECDRKTAYQADITYGTNNEFGFDYLRDNMKYDINDYVQRDLHYAIVDEVDSILIDEARTPLIISGPTDERTDKYYEIDRVVRVLKKDEDYTVDEKSRTVKLTDSGINKIEKALNIDNLFDVRHVDTLHFVNNALKAHALFKRDVDYVVQDGKVIIVDEFTGRLMPGRRFSEGLHQALEAKEGVEIESENQTLASITFQNYFRMYEKLAGMTGTAATEAQEFREIYGLDVIVIPTHKPMIRKDFPDVIYRTAKEKYDAIVDEIVEMHSIGRPVLVGTTSIEKSEYLSKLLRKKGIPHEVLNAKYHEREAQIVAKAGEKKAVTIATNMAGRGTDIKLGPGVAELGGLHILGTERHESRRIDNQLRGRAGRQGDPGSSRFFLSLEDDLLRIFGSDKISAIMNKLGMKEGEPIEHPLISRAIENAQKKVEAMHFEIRKHLLEYDNVMNQQRQVVYTLRRTILEGKDLDDIVNEHIENVLDGLIKEFIDAPDDPDFESFAKSIEKIFDIKIDLTDRQSKKDIDEDKKVILQKINEKIEMKKNEIGEHYYGFVRFLLINILDNRWKEHLLNMDYLRDSVGLRGYGQKDPLIEYKRESYNLFMDMMNRISFEFVEFLSHVQVERDEELELKQEEKNIKEERRDIFSDEQPKEEKKKPIKRATPKVGRNDPCPCGSGKKYKKCCGANQ is encoded by the coding sequence ATGATTGAATTTATAACGAAAAAACTTTTTGGTTCTTATAACGATAGATATCTAAAAAAAATAAGACCTATACTTGAAAAGGTAAACGCAAAAGAGCCTGAAATACAAGCTTTATCTAATGAAGAGCTCAGTAAAAAAACGGATGAGTTTAAATCAAGGCTTCAAAACGGTGAAACTCTCGATGATATTTTAGTTGATGCTTTTGCCGTTACTAGAGAAGTTAGTAAAAGAACTTTGAATATGAGACATTTCGATGTTCAGATATTAGGTGGTTATGTATTACATAAAGGCAAAATTGCTGAGATGAAAACTGGTGAGGGTAAAACCCTTGTAGCAACCCTAGCATTGTATTTAAATGCTTTAACTGAAAAAGGTGCTCACTTGGTTACTGTTAATGATTACCTTGCAAGACGTGATGCCATGTGGATGGCCCCAATTTATCTCTTTCTTGGTTTAACCGTGGGTGTTATACAGCACGAAATATCTTATTTGGTAGAATGGGATAATAAAGAAAAGTTTACAACAAAACTTGTGGAGTGCGATAGAAAAACCGCTTATCAGGCTGATATTACTTATGGGACAAACAATGAGTTTGGTTTTGATTATTTAAGAGACAATATGAAGTATGATATAAATGATTATGTTCAAAGAGACCTTCATTATGCAATAGTTGACGAGGTTGATAGTATATTGATTGATGAAGCAAGAACTCCATTAATTATAAGCGGACCTACAGATGAAAGAACTGATAAATATTATGAAATAGATAGAGTGGTTCGAGTTTTAAAAAAGGATGAAGATTATACCGTTGATGAGAAAAGCAGAACAGTTAAGTTAACAGATTCTGGTATTAACAAGATAGAAAAAGCATTAAATATAGATAATCTTTTCGATGTAAGGCATGTTGATACTCTTCATTTTGTAAATAACGCCCTTAAAGCTCATGCTCTTTTCAAAAGGGATGTTGATTATGTGGTTCAGGATGGAAAAGTTATTATTGTTGATGAATTTACAGGTAGATTAATGCCTGGTAGAAGATTCTCAGAAGGGTTGCATCAGGCTTTGGAAGCAAAAGAAGGTGTAGAGATTGAAAGTGAAAATCAAACGTTAGCATCTATTACATTTCAAAATTATTTTAGGATGTATGAGAAACTTGCAGGTATGACTGGTACAGCGGCTACAGAAGCGCAGGAGTTTAGAGAAATTTATGGTCTTGATGTAATTGTTATACCTACTCACAAACCGATGATAAGAAAAGACTTTCCTGATGTGATTTATAGAACTGCAAAAGAGAAGTATGATGCCATCGTGGATGAGATTGTAGAAATGCATTCTATTGGTAGACCTGTGCTTGTAGGTACTACTTCTATAGAAAAATCTGAATATTTAAGCAAACTTCTTAGGAAAAAAGGGATACCACATGAAGTTTTAAATGCAAAATATCATGAGCGAGAAGCCCAGATTGTTGCAAAGGCTGGTGAAAAAAAAGCAGTTACAATAGCAACAAATATGGCTGGAAGGGGTACGGATATCAAACTTGGGCCTGGTGTTGCAGAGCTTGGTGGCTTGCATATTCTTGGTACTGAACGACATGAATCAAGAAGAATTGATAATCAGTTAAGAGGTAGAGCCGGTAGGCAGGGTGATCCAGGGTCTTCACGTTTCTTTCTAAGTTTAGAAGATGATTTACTCAGGATTTTTGGCTCTGATAAAATTTCTGCGATAATGAACAAATTGGGTATGAAGGAGGGCGAGCCAATAGAACATCCTCTAATTTCTCGGGCGATTGAGAATGCTCAGAAAAAAGTAGAGGCGATGCACTTTGAAATAAGAAAGCATTTATTAGAATATGACAATGTTATGAATCAACAAAGACAGGTCGTTTACACTTTGAGACGGACAATTTTAGAAGGGAAAGATCTTGATGACATTGTCAACGAACATATTGAAAATGTCCTTGATGGTTTAATAAAAGAGTTTATTGATGCTCCGGATGATCCTGATTTTGAAAGTTTTGCAAAGAGTATTGAGAAGATTTTTGATATCAAAATAGATTTAACGGATAGGCAATCTAAAAAGGATATTGATGAGGATAAAAAGGTTATTTTGCAAAAAATAAATGAAAAAATTGAGATGAAGAAAAATGAAATTGGTGAGCATTATTATGGGTTTGTAAGATTTTTGCTTATTAACATTCTTGATAATAGATGGAAGGAACATTTATTGAATATGGACTATCTAAGAGATTCTGTTGGGTTAAGAGGATACGGTCAAAAAGATCCACTTATCGAATACAAAAGGGAATCTTATAACCTATTTATGGATATGATGAATAGGATATCTTTTGAATTTGTTGAATTTTTGTCTCATGTTCAAGTTGAAAGGGATGAAGAACTTGAATTGAAACAGGAAGAGAAAAATATTAAGGAAGAGAGAAGGGATATTTTTAGTGATGAGCAACCTAAAGAGGAGAAGAAGAAACCTATAAAACGTGCCACTCCTAAGGTTGGTAGAAATGATCCATGCCCTTGTGGAAGTGGGAAAAAATATAAAAAGTGTTGTGGTGCTAATCAGTAA
- the recJ gene encoding single-stranded-DNA-specific exonuclease RecJ has product MLKEIGETVKYKWLIEEVNIEKLFDLIDKWRLPLPIGVTLFKRGILTSDDLHAFFNTPLQSLKNPFHMKDMEKAVRRVYEAIISGEKICVYGDYDVDGVTSTALIYLFLKEVGANVGYYIPNRIEEGYGLNKEAINELRARGVELLITVDCGITALDEIKFAKNIGMDVIITDHHKPLESLPEAHSILNPLQPGDEYKFKHLSGVGVAFKFIMALRYSLSLNNFFKDKIPNLKKYLDIVALGTIADVVPMVDENRIFVKHGLKVLSKKDVRIGLQELKRVTGLLNTNIEVSHVGYVLAPRINAVGRLGESDRGVKLLITKNKNEARWLAEELDIENRYRQEMEKKILNDTFNKIEKLGLANKYAGMVLFSDRWHPGIIGIVASRVAEKYNKPTIVISVENGIGKGSARSISDFHLYDCLQELSDLFLKFGGHKYAAGLQLYERDIKVLQKRFHELVRKYRDVGSEKSSIVIDAIVEPKDINMDLMNWIERMKPFGQGNPEPVFCLKRVRKYQQFGFTGRDRSHVRGFVEKDGYIFEIVGYNMKEYKYFLKNYDKFDILFTPEINQWFGDRSILLKIKDFKRA; this is encoded by the coding sequence ATGCTTAAAGAAATAGGTGAAACAGTAAAATATAAATGGCTGATTGAAGAGGTAAATATTGAGAAACTCTTTGATCTTATTGATAAGTGGCGACTACCTCTACCTATCGGTGTAACTTTGTTTAAAAGAGGGATACTAACATCTGATGATCTGCACGCTTTTTTCAATACACCTTTGCAGAGTCTTAAAAACCCTTTTCATATGAAAGATATGGAAAAAGCTGTAAGAAGGGTTTATGAAGCTATCATTTCTGGTGAAAAGATTTGTGTATATGGCGATTATGATGTTGATGGTGTTACTTCAACTGCACTTATCTACCTCTTTTTAAAAGAAGTAGGAGCAAATGTGGGTTATTATATCCCAAATAGAATTGAAGAAGGGTATGGCTTAAATAAAGAGGCTATCAATGAACTGAGAGCTAGAGGTGTTGAGTTATTAATTACAGTTGATTGTGGAATAACGGCATTAGATGAAATAAAATTTGCGAAAAACATTGGTATGGATGTAATCATAACAGATCATCATAAGCCTCTTGAAAGTTTACCTGAAGCTCACAGCATCCTAAACCCTTTACAACCTGGAGATGAGTATAAGTTTAAACATCTATCAGGTGTTGGTGTAGCATTTAAGTTTATAATGGCTTTGAGATATTCTTTATCTTTAAATAATTTTTTTAAAGATAAGATACCCAACTTGAAAAAATATCTTGATATAGTGGCTCTTGGGACAATTGCAGATGTGGTTCCTATGGTTGATGAAAATAGAATCTTTGTAAAACATGGACTAAAAGTTTTATCTAAGAAAGATGTTAGGATCGGATTACAAGAGCTAAAGCGTGTTACAGGGCTTTTGAATACTAACATTGAAGTATCCCATGTTGGCTATGTGTTAGCACCAAGAATAAATGCTGTTGGAAGATTGGGGGAAAGCGATAGAGGGGTAAAATTATTAATTACTAAAAATAAAAATGAAGCAAGATGGCTTGCTGAAGAATTAGATATAGAAAATAGATATCGTCAAGAAATGGAAAAGAAAATATTAAATGATACCTTTAATAAAATTGAAAAATTAGGACTTGCAAATAAATATGCAGGAATGGTTTTATTTTCAGATAGATGGCATCCTGGGATTATTGGCATAGTGGCTTCAAGAGTTGCAGAAAAATATAATAAACCAACCATTGTGATTTCAGTGGAAAACGGAATAGGGAAAGGTTCTGCAAGAAGTATATCTGATTTCCATCTATATGATTGTTTACAAGAGCTGTCGGATCTTTTTTTGAAATTTGGAGGGCATAAATATGCTGCTGGATTACAGCTTTATGAAAGAGATATTAAGGTATTACAAAAAAGATTTCATGAGTTGGTAAGGAAATATAGAGATGTAGGTTCTGAAAAGTCTTCTATTGTGATAGATGCAATTGTAGAGCCCAAAGATATTAATATGGATTTGATGAACTGGATAGAGAGAATGAAACCTTTTGGACAAGGAAATCCTGAACCTGTTTTTTGTTTAAAAAGGGTTAGAAAGTACCAGCAGTTTGGTTTTACAGGTAGGGATAGAAGCCATGTTCGTGGTTTTGTTGAAAAAGATGGGTATATTTTTGAGATTGTTGGTTATAATATGAAAGAATATAAATATTTTTTGAAAAATTATGATAAATTTGATATTTTATTCACCCCAGAAATTAATCAGTGGTTTGGGGATAGATCGATATTATTGAAGATTAAGGATTTTAAAAGAGCATAA